In Oscillatoria acuminata PCC 6304, a single window of DNA contains:
- a CDS encoding ATP-dependent Clp protease ATP-binding subunit, which produces MFEYFTEKSIKAIMLAQQEARRLGHNFVGTEQLLLGLIAEGTGIAAQVLKSEGVTLNKARVEVEKIIGRGSGFVPVEIPFTPRGKSILEMSLREASQLGQQYIATEHLLLALTQSREGVAFKILENLGVSLERVRAEVIKRVGENPAPAGAVFGGERGRGPGSQKALQLSEFGVNLTEKALEGNLDPVVGRKKEIERIIQILGRRTKNNPVLVGEPGVGKTALAEGLAQRIANQDVPETLKDKQVFTLDMGSILAGTRFRGDFEERIKMIMEEVRQAKNIILVIDEIHTLVGAGSVEGGMDAANLLKPALARGEFQCIGATTLDEYRKHIERDAALERRFQPVTIGEPTIQETIEILQGVRVRYEEHHKLTISDEALVAAAELSERYITDRFLPDKAIDLIDEAGSRVRLRNGKMPSALRQMKKQLTEVTAEKEAAVRTQDFEKASKLRDRELTLEEELDQRIKNEHAEVQNTKNLVVTGEDIAQIVAFWTSVPVSKLTESESEKLMLMEETLHQRLIGQEEAVKAVSRAIRRARVGLKNPNRPIASFIFSGPTGVGKTELTKALAAYFFGSEEAMIRLDMSEYMERHTVSKLIGSPPGFVGYDEGGQLTEAVRRRPYTVILFDEIEKAHPDVFNMLLQVLEDGRLTDAKGRVVDFKNTMLIMTSNIGSRVIEKGGGGLGFEFADNRAEAHYDRIRSLVNEELKNYFRPEFLNRLDEIIVFHQLTKDEVTEIAEILLRDLLKRLVEKQMTLEISDRFKERLVEEGYNPSYGARPLRRAIMRLLEDHLAEAMLSGKLNEGDSARIDLDEAGEVVVQRVEGRSLVSPSTR; this is translated from the coding sequence GAGCAATTACTCTTAGGATTAATTGCCGAAGGAACAGGCATTGCCGCGCAGGTCCTCAAATCTGAAGGCGTCACCCTGAATAAAGCTCGGGTAGAAGTCGAAAAAATCATCGGCAGAGGCAGCGGTTTCGTCCCGGTGGAAATCCCCTTCACCCCTCGCGGTAAAAGCATTTTAGAAATGTCCCTGCGCGAAGCCAGCCAATTGGGACAACAATACATCGCTACAGAACACCTTCTGCTTGCCTTAACCCAAAGCCGAGAAGGGGTTGCCTTTAAAATTTTAGAAAACCTCGGCGTCAGCCTGGAACGAGTCCGTGCAGAAGTGATTAAACGAGTCGGGGAAAATCCTGCACCCGCCGGTGCCGTCTTTGGTGGGGAACGGGGTCGGGGTCCTGGGTCCCAAAAAGCTCTGCAACTCAGCGAATTTGGGGTCAACCTGACGGAAAAAGCCCTAGAAGGGAATCTGGATCCCGTGGTGGGACGGAAAAAAGAAATTGAGCGGATTATCCAAATTTTGGGACGACGCACCAAAAATAATCCCGTTTTAGTTGGGGAACCCGGGGTGGGTAAAACTGCGCTGGCGGAAGGATTGGCGCAACGCATCGCCAACCAAGACGTTCCCGAAACCTTGAAAGATAAACAAGTGTTTACCCTGGATATGGGGTCAATTCTGGCGGGGACGCGCTTCCGGGGCGATTTTGAGGAACGCATCAAAATGATTATGGAGGAAGTGCGTCAAGCCAAGAATATCATCCTGGTGATTGATGAAATCCATACCCTTGTCGGTGCTGGTTCCGTGGAAGGTGGGATGGATGCGGCGAATCTGCTCAAACCGGCATTGGCGCGGGGAGAGTTCCAGTGTATTGGTGCGACAACGTTAGATGAGTATCGCAAGCATATCGAACGGGATGCGGCGTTAGAACGGCGCTTCCAACCTGTCACCATTGGCGAACCGACAATCCAAGAAACGATTGAGATTTTGCAGGGTGTCCGAGTGCGCTATGAAGAACATCACAAATTGACCATTTCTGATGAAGCGCTGGTTGCTGCTGCGGAATTATCGGAACGGTATATTACCGATCGCTTTTTACCGGATAAGGCGATCGACTTAATTGATGAAGCGGGTTCCCGAGTGCGCCTGCGGAATGGCAAAATGCCATCGGCATTGCGACAAATGAAAAAACAACTCACGGAAGTGACGGCAGAGAAAGAAGCGGCAGTCCGTACTCAAGATTTTGAGAAAGCCTCCAAATTGCGCGATCGCGAATTAACCCTAGAAGAAGAACTGGATCAACGCATCAAAAACGAGCACGCGGAAGTCCAAAATACCAAAAACCTCGTCGTCACCGGGGAAGATATCGCCCAAATCGTCGCATTCTGGACCAGTGTTCCGGTGAGCAAACTCACCGAATCTGAGTCTGAGAAACTGATGTTGATGGAAGAAACCTTGCATCAACGGTTAATCGGTCAAGAAGAAGCAGTTAAAGCGGTTTCTCGTGCCATTCGTCGTGCGCGGGTTGGCTTAAAAAATCCCAACCGTCCGATCGCCAGCTTTATCTTTTCCGGTCCTACCGGCGTGGGTAAAACCGAACTCACCAAAGCCTTAGCTGCCTACTTCTTCGGGTCAGAAGAAGCCATGATTCGCCTAGATATGTCTGAATACATGGAACGTCATACCGTCTCCAAACTGATTGGTTCTCCTCCGGGATTCGTCGGATATGACGAAGGGGGACAACTCACGGAAGCAGTGCGCCGTCGTCCCTATACGGTGATTCTTTTCGACGAAATCGAGAAGGCACACCCGGATGTGTTTAATATGTTGCTGCAAGTCCTGGAAGATGGACGGCTGACCGATGCCAAAGGTCGGGTGGTAGACTTCAAGAATACCATGCTGATTATGACCTCAAATATCGGGTCTCGCGTAATTGAAAAAGGTGGCGGTGGATTAGGATTTGAGTTTGCCGACAACCGCGCCGAAGCTCACTATGACCGAATTCGCAGCTTAGTGAATGAAGAACTGAAGAATTACTTCCGTCCGGAGTTTCTCAACCGTTTGGATGAGATTATTGTCTTCCATCAGTTAACCAAGGATGAAGTCACAGAAATTGCTGAAATTCTGTTGCGTGACTTGTTAAAACGCCTGGTTGAGAAACAGATGACCCTGGAAATAAGCGATCGCTTCAAAGAGCGGTTGGTAGAAGAAGGGTATAATCCCAGCTACGGTGCAAGACCGTTACGCCGCGCCATTATGCGCCTGTTGGAAGACCATTTAGCCGAAGCGATGTTATCCGGAAAGCTAAATGAAGGAGATTCGGCACGGATCGACCTCGACGAAGCAGGGGAAGTGGTGGTACAGCGTGTGGAAGGGCGATCGTTAGTTTCGCCTAGCACTCGGTAA